The Plasmodium coatneyi strain Hackeri chromosome 11, complete sequence DNA segment AACATATACATTCACATTCACGTTTAATTAAtgagcattttttctatctGATTTTGCATTCAAGTACAGCTATTTATGAgattttgtttttgtatgtaaaaagtgaaattgtgaggatatatatatttttcattatttgtTACCATTAAGAAGTATAAATTATGGAATTTGTTAagtggacttttttttttttttttgtgtttcttAAGGTTTAAAGTTTTAAAAGTTagtacaaaaatgaatgcaAGCGTTTTTTCccaacccccctttttttttttaaaaaggtagttttattttttttcaactttttaattttaactTTTAAATTGCAAAACTTCAATGAATGGATAACTCACCTGTTAGCATCATTTTGCATGTTATTAATCAAATATCCGAAGATAACGGAAGGATTTACGAAAATTGGTTTGGATCTTTTGTTTTGGTACGCCCCTCTGCGTATAAACTACTGTTGGAACGGCGGCACACAATTCGACAGAATACATGGAGCCCATAGATCGTTTAAATTCGAATTGCATGTTTGCTGACAGTAACTACTATGAGAAGGAAGATGTTATTAAGAATTTATATAACACAGTGCTTACCAGGACGGTTAAAGAGGTAGACGAAAAAAACtacaatttaattaaaacgTTGGTGAAGTATGAAGGGGAGATAAATAGATGTATTGACATGAGCAACTATTACATTAATGAAGCATTCTCATCAACCGTAAAGACAGAAAAGGTAAGGCGTAGGTTGAGGGTTCACATCTACACCGTTTTCAATGATGGCGAGAAAGAAGTGAATTATCCAGCTGATATTGAAATACCAGATTCGGAGAATATTTACAAGTATGCTTCTCCCTCGTCTTTTACATTTAACATTCATggttatattttaaataccGATGAAAATGAATACGATAATGATGCTGATTCGCCTGGTGTGGATACAGTCCCAGGCAACGCAAGTAAAAATGATGGTAACGATTTGAGCCATTTAGTAGACGAAAGTAGGACAAAAACGAAAGATGCGGACAGCAAATGTTCAGGCACAGACATCGGTGATTTATCCGACAGGAATGAGCAGATAGATTATTGCAACACCACTGTTATGAaatttacttccttcttttcaacCATCATGGTTATGCGAGACAAAGAAACCATTATATATgataagaataataaaaattattacgaTTGTGATAAGCTAACATTTAGTCGTATagtgaatgaaaaaaaaaaggagacaattaaaatatttctatttttagaCCAAAAAATACCATTTTTCGAACTTTCCCCTCAATTAAAGAATTTTATGCAATCCCCCGAAGAAACCATGCCGGAAGTTATAAAGCGTATTTATGAATATAGCCTAGAGAAGGAATTAATTGATTCGAATGGGATTATGAAAACGGATGAAGTGTTAAGAGACGTGTTAGAAGTAGATGAATACGAATTTTGTGATCTTCCCAGAATTTTACAGAAACATGTGTCCATTCAAAAGCCAATAGTTCTAGAGCACGTTGTTGATctagagaaggaagaggaatcGGAGAGCATCTACGATATCGTAGTGGACGTTTTTGAACCCTTCGTATCTTTCGAAGGTGGCAAGCttcaaaaatttgttctGGATTCACATCACCTCAGTGATCTGTTACAGTTTTTGAAAATGAATGAAACGAAGGATGACAGCGGGGATAAGATGAGCAAATGTCATGTTGAAAATGTGAGGAGTTCCAAAGAAGGCAAGGAAGGAGACGAGTTTGATGAAAAAGAggacaaaagggaagaagtcaTTGAGGCGAAGAGCAGCACCGAACAGAATCGAAATGCATCAGGGGAGGAAAATTCCCATGGTGAGAATGCCGAGGGGGAGGGCGAAAAAAACGtgtgtgaagaaaaaggtaagGACAAACGGTCCGGTAAAGAAGGCTCATTATCGCGCAAGGACAGtgataaaaaaggagcaaattcAAATTCTCCAGCAATTTCTATATTTGAAAAGCTAAATGGAATACAAAGCGAAATAGACAGCATGGATGAGGATATTATAAACATCTTATGTAAaattaaacagaaaaatagcTTAAGGTTAcgttacacaaatttttatgaaaaCCCATGTGGCTTTATTGACCACGTGATGAATAGCAAATTTCCAGTAGACTTTGAAAGTGTAAACGATAATAACTATATATACGACCAAGCGGCAAATATCAATGATGATAATTATTACAAACTACCCTGGGTTCATAGGGGAATTTCAAAATACctattaattaaaaataaaaattttgacgaCGTTCTGAAGTCTGTCTTAAATTCCATGAACCTAGattgtaaaagaaaattagACGATATAAATACAAGCGAAAGTAAAAAGCAAAAACTACATCTAGGTGCAGAGGAAAATTTCGATAATAACCCCTATAAATTTAACATGAATTATGGTTATCCCAATCAACCAGATTTAAATAACAATGCGTATTTTTACTGtcaaaacaaaaatatgaattttaATAATGCACCAGAACCGTTTATGAACAACCctatgcaaaatttttacaataatATGAATTACGAAAGCAGCAACATGCCTATGCCCGTCCCAATGCCAGTGCCTGTGCCTATGTCTATGCCTATGGGTGTCCCTGTTCCCCCCCCTTATCCCATTGAAATGATGGCATTCAAcgggaataataataaattaccAGAAAATATGAATCCCCAGCATAATTTCATGCAGAATAACGAACAAGGTAATTTTAACATGTATGCACAGCAAGTTGTACCAAATGTTCCATACATGATGAAttaccccccttttaatGAAATGCCTCCCCCAAATGGTTTTAATCCATTGTACCCCGGGGCGGTACCAGTACCTATGGACGGAGTATATCCGAATGGGAACTTCTACAATGCGAACAACTACGTTCCGTAGGTGGAGCCGCCCGGGTTGAGCGGAGGCCCATTACACGTCTATTTACGCATGCGCATGCGTAcgtatatgtaatatatatatgtatgtgtatatgtatatatgtgtgtgtacatgtgtatgcgtAGGGTAGGGCACGCACCGTGCATGACTGCACCCCCACCCGAACTGATTTTTATAGTAATCTCATTCGTACCCATTCAACTTTTTAACCGTGTACAAAATGTCGTGGTTAATTTAACtcgatttcttttttaattgcatttttttaattttcgcTAAATGAAGGAATTAAAGCAAATTCATTTCGCACAtgacataattttttttttttatatcgtTTTcaaattaataatttttttctatttattaaaaaaaggcgtacacgtgtacacacatgtgcaaTGCATGTTTCATGTATGCGGTGtgcatcatatatatatgcagcgCACGCACGTGCACTCGTGTAAACGCACGCAACTTCGCAACTCcattgtttttaaaattattttgtgGCGGGTATTATTACATCCGTGAACATGTACCTTGACGGTCTTAGCAAAGATCCCTTGTTGTCCCTCCTGTCAATGTAATCTCCCCAATTTCCTGACAGATTATTATATGTAAAGTTTAATGCAAAGGATCTAAAGGGCTTCTCGTGTGCAGGAACTTCAAATGTCTTCGTGTCTGGGTTATTTTCTCCATAGGGAATCATGTTATATCTCCAGATATGCTTCGGCTTAAAGTTTACTATGGGCTCACCATCCTCTATGGCTAGGTAGCTGCACAGTTGATCAAAGCTATTTTTCTGCGTCGCGTCCTTCAGTGCCCTTTCCCTAATGATGGAGGCAAGAGGGGTAAAACATGGGCAATACATTTGCGCAAAAATTGCACATCATTTTTAGTGGTATGCACggggaaaaatttattcacaCAAGGGGTGCACAATGGCATATATGCATAGGCACACATGTAAATGTAGTGCAAACGAAACCTACCACAAGTCACTCAGTCTTTCATGGTCCTTACTATAATCATCgatatttttgttctgcATTTCGCTCTGCGTGTCGAAAAAACTGTTGTCCTTCATGTCATCTACTACGCCTAACTCTAACATATTTGTTACGTCAATAATGTTCTGGTAGATGCCATTGTGGTAGCATGTTATGGCTGACGTGGTTCCGAAAAAAGCCATAAGGGCTACTAACTGGTAACGAACATCTGGGTTGTGttttaatataatatttttcaaaggattaaagaaacattttccacAATTCTTAACAGATCTGTAAACGTTCTCTACTATGTAGTCAATGTAGTACTTGTATGATCTTAAATGTAGGATAAAATTGTTATACCGGAAGTTTTCTCCATAATAGGAATTatcatacgtatatatgttataCTTTTCTTTGTCCTTTACAACCCATTTGGGATGCTGCTTGCCGCCACTTAATCGAATTTtacttttgaaaaaaagtcTTGCATTGTTTAGCCGCAACTGACGGGGGGGGAAGGTGATATATTCGGTGTGTTGTCAggtgaaaattaaaaatgggcCACACGGGGGAGGGACGAAAAGATGGCTCAGAAAGGCCAACCCTTGTAGCGCTCTTTTGTCATCTCTTTTTCTATGTTTACCATAATTTATAAAGTACAGTCAACGTAACATTTGGGGGGAACTTATTCAAAAGGGTAAATCCCACTTGGTGAAGTATATGTGGTGTAAAGTAACGtatctttttctgttctctTTGCGAAAGGGTAAGTTCCCAATGtaaagttatttttttgggggggaacaCTTGCGTTTACATAAATACTCACATGTTCACATAGGCTTGGAAGTATTCGCGTTCGAAGgtacccaaaaaaaaaaaaatgtaatgtgGGGCGTATCAATGTtacgaaaaatataaacggTTAAATTGTTAAATTGAGTAATGTTTCTGCGCCTGGAATTAAGAAAAAGTTTGCATGAAAAAGGAGCACAATTTAGTTATTTTACACAGATAAAATAACGTAGAGCAAAAGTGGGAACTATATTTTTACACGCTCGTCggcttttgtttttattttcatctcGTTACagtttcctttccttcaaatGAATGTTTTTAATTGACGGTTTGTCAACGTAGAGCGGTTTCACATTCTACGCATTTTTGTTAGGTATTTTTAACTGCGTGAAATTAACGTGCGatttttcaataaaaaaaaaaaataatgaaactattaaattataacaaaggtgcaaaaaagaaatgcatgaccttttttgtgcattcatTTGCAACATTTTCAAAAAGGCTAAAATgattttcttgtttttttacaatttgttgATAACATTCAAGCAGCAATTTTACACgggcgaaaaggaaaaaaagaacagagtGTAAACATGCTTATGTGCTCCAAATTccttttcacaattttgcgTTGCGCAAACCTTTTGCAGAAGCTTCATTTAGGGgatggggggaagggaataaaaactctactattttatattttatgaacctcattgcatatatataatcgtTTTTGCgcatatggaaaaaaaaaagaccattTAAACCTTTTGGAGTTTAAATTACACCCTAAAGTGGTCCAAAGAGGAGGCAAATTATATGTAGATTAATTCAGCTATTAGCAAATGTTAATTTAATTTAGTGAATTTGtgaaatgaattaaaaagtgtataataaaaaaaaaaacaaattttgttTATAAAAGTGcctaagaagaagaaacacaTGTTCACGGTTAACACAATATAACCAGTTGAATTAGCACATATGGAAAGAGCGCAAATAAAGTTAAAAGCAAATATAGTGATAAATGAAACTCATCCTTTTGTCATAATATTATTTGAACATTATCCTGCAAGTTCCAACAACTATTGGCGTGTACACACTTAATAGTTTACGTCTTGGCGTTTTGAATTTTCTTTGTAGTACCCTTCGTCGTCATTTTGTTCACTATCTTCTTCCTGATCAAAGTTCCGGTTATTCTTTTTGAACtcttttatcatttttctctttttagcATTTTCCCTGAGTAGGTGatgaaatttgaaaaaaattatgaacatgtaggaaatttacacatatttacatgaacgttaaaaaaaaaaaaaaaaaaaaaaattgcacaaatttggctagctggagGTTTAATCAGCTATAATAATTTTACTGCTGTTTTTGCTCTTTCAtgattttttcgttttcgttttgttttttttctattacaTTTCGATTTCCTTCCAGCGCTTCATGAGCAATATGTACTCATACTCCAACCTCTTCCTATACCGAACGGCGAgttctttgcttttttcaaaacCGTAAATACTCACTCGAAAATAGCAGTCAcatttgacaaaaaaattatgctgGTAATTTCTCTTAGAGAAGTAGACGCGCCATGCCCCACTAGCATGCCACCTCACACCTTTGACATTGCAACAATACTTTTTCCAGTTaatgttttttaaattctttaaaacGTGTTCCCTGTTAGAGTAAATGGTTCTTCTTATGAAGGAAGATGACAACAGGGACAACGGCAGGGGTGCATTCTTTTCaacttcccttttgttgtatttataatttagtaaataattttcatataattcaacttccttttcattgtCGATGTTGATGTTGTTTACGTCAATTTTTTCACGtaggttttccttttccagaaaggttttgtatttttccgCGTCAAACTTTTCCTGGTGTGGTTGTATTAATTTTAGCATGTACTCTGAAAAAtgtgggggagggggaaaaatacgtgacacacacatgtacacacTCTCATGATGCGTAGACAGACATGCACGGCAAAACAGACGGCTGTTCAACTTTGTATTTCCCCTTCCGTCTTAACTGAAACGTTTAAGGTGTAGAAGTTAAATACAAGCTTGTCACAACGGTTACATTTATTAATATGCAGATACAGTTTTCAAGCTGCATTCAAATTAGCCTAACTTCTTTTCTGAACAACTCTTTTTACCccgaagaattttttttgactgAGAAATGTATGTCCAAATGGTGACTGCGGCTGTGCATAACATAACACTAAGTTGGAAATGTTCCTGTGTGATATCTGCTCCCTGTTTGCTGTATAGATGTTTCTCTTAGTGACTGTACGAACCGGATGACTGCGCATAATACATGTTCTAAGCATTTTTTCGGAGAGTTACAAAAAGGAGTTAAATTCGTGAATTATGCGGTGTGTCATTATCTGCGCTGttcgtggaaaaaaagaaaaaaattcctcaatatcccaatttttatgtttgttcgaattattttattttgccgGTATTTCGTGGCCTCTCACTTTGCCACTTGTAACGTACACAAAGGAGTATTGGGGCATTTGCATATTTGCCTATTTATGCATTTGTGCCTGCTCATTAATGTACATTTTGGTATAccaaaaaatagaacaaagGGATTAcatattggaaaaaaaaaaagaagccgaGCGACACAATAAAACGTGGTAAAAGCGCAAGTATACACATACCCCACCAGCACAAACGCGTCAGTATTATTTTGCTACATGGGACGTGTTCGCTTCTTTGCTCTCTTTCGTAATTCACATTTCTGGTGCAAATTGCGCCAAgttgtgtaaaattttaaatgattGTAAATTCTCGATTCgtaaattgaaaaataatgTGCGCCAcacaaatatgcacattagttcgaatttttaaaaatgagagaaaaaaaaaaaaaaaaaaaaattttcctctggatggacaattttttgtattcacatttttccttcaagtTAAACCTTTTTAAATGACCAGGAAAATAATGCATACATGCATTACATACACAtgaaatatatgtaattttataaaggtgaataatgttttctttttatttgttttatgaGGAGAAAGGCACACCCGTAATACATGGGCAGTGTTTACGATAGATACCTTCCCAAATTATGAATTTGAAGTGAAGCCATCTTGTTTTACGGTGATATACGTTTGAAGTATGACTCCAGGGGAAGACTACTGAGAATGTGTTAAGACTGCACAAGCAAACGGAGGAGCACACACAGATTTGCATATGAACGTATGTTGCGTATGCTTCACGTGCGCACCCGCGTTTGCCTgcacgaagaggaagaggaagacaaaGATCGCCCGTCCACCTTggcagaaataaaaaaataaaaatatgcctAAACGATTCCTGAGGAGAAATGCATTTTACCTACCAGCGTTATTCCTGGGCGGAGCGTCCTTGAGCCACTACTTCGCGTCAAAAGAATTGGAcgaaatagaaaaggaagcaacAAAATCCATTTGGGGGTTTTCAACTGGACTAGTCATAGGCCTAGTAATAGGCATTTGCATAGGCACAAATTATtactacatttttaacaaaatattttcgcTCTTTGATTATTTCATGAAGGATGATTCGGAAGAAAAGGGTGGATAAAAATCGGTAAATGCaagttttccattttaaggCACCAGTATAccgtgtgtatgtgtaaacATACAGTCGTATGCGTGGAGAACTGTTGCGCCATGGGTAATACACACGAATGAGAGGTCTGTGCGAAGAGGAGGTTCTTTTCAAACAAGAAGGTGTAATGCGGGTACCgttttgaaagaaaaaggggagtcTATATTCACAAATAGAAGTGTTCTGTACAATTATTTTACAACGTCGCACACGGAGAAGAGGGAACAATTTGACGTGtccatttgtacatatttgtaatgcgtaatttgcacattttcgGCTGCTACACAAGGGGGATCTTTGTTCAaaggtgtacacattttttttttcattttatttcatttttttttttttttgttatcaagtccattttgcatttcgcacaaatggaaaatggcACGTTTGAAAAGGAATTGCCAATCAATGTgtttataaataaatgcatgtttatatatatacacacgttCTCCTAAGTGTATAAGCACATGGGGAGCGTTGTCACATGGCAAAGTTGTTTTtgacttc contains these protein-coding regions:
- a CDS encoding AP2 family; the protein is MLRTCIMRSHPVRTVTKRNIYTANREQISHRNISNLVLCYAQPQSPFGHTFLSQKKFFGVKRVVQKRKYMLKLIQPHQEKFDAEKYKTFLEKENLREKIDVNNINIDNEKEVELYENYLLNYKYNKREVEKNAPLPLSLLSSSFIRRTIYSNREHVLKNLKNINWKKYCCNVKGVRWHASGAWRVYFSKRNYQHNFFVKCDCYFRVSIYGFEKSKELAVRYRKRLEYEYILLMKRWKEIEMENAKKRKMIKEFKKNNRNFDQEEDSEQNDDEGYYKENSKRQDVNY